The following proteins come from a genomic window of Elusimicrobiota bacterium:
- a CDS encoding gliding motility-associated C-terminal domain-containing protein, with translation MIRVGSGPHSWKRSAVLGIAAGGLFLTAAPARAVTLDIRRVDTDASTTGLNFGVLPSSVTHHTAPVYLDIGHSPSSFRRVYLYTDNTGRYGKTQRGLVGAGTGPPLPLFFRNFPEKPIDGSFRESEAASWSPVIEKGEADFDVQKGTKALIVPTAGRSRVYLGLDLSRREFGGSYGTRLFLEESSLVSDIQGPALAHTPFQDVILIDIPMGVGGTVVEESAGTLATFFYRMEGAPVFQNVPVVLRPVPGDPFHYTMDAALPAGLPAPGVLEYYFVAVDQYENDTRLPADHREYFRANLVPQNQTVVRPITNAGGRVELAVGDPRLPGVTLDLPGGIGVRSVTVSLEPTATQPTLRGISPVRAFELGPDNINFNRPGSISLPYPDADQDGVVDGTTVNENDLRIFWHDGVDWRSVGGRVDTAANRVTARISHFSLYALFPFNLGVTAESVRPKERILTPNGDGVWDDAVFDGISDADGDYTIEIFNVRGERVRRIVNMNKWNGRDDDGQIVENGTYVYRLTGQGMTVTGMIAVAR, from the coding sequence GTGATTCGGGTCGGATCGGGACCTCATTCATGGAAGCGGTCGGCGGTTCTGGGGATCGCCGCGGGGGGACTCTTTTTGACGGCGGCCCCCGCGCGGGCGGTCACTCTCGATATTCGCCGCGTCGACACCGACGCGTCGACGACCGGATTGAATTTCGGTGTTCTCCCCTCCAGCGTGACCCACCACACGGCCCCGGTCTATTTGGACATCGGCCATTCGCCGTCCTCCTTTCGGCGTGTGTACCTCTACACGGACAACACGGGCCGTTACGGAAAAACCCAACGCGGATTGGTCGGCGCGGGGACGGGCCCCCCCCTGCCATTGTTTTTCCGGAATTTCCCTGAAAAGCCCATCGACGGCTCCTTCCGCGAAAGCGAGGCGGCGTCGTGGTCCCCGGTGATTGAAAAGGGAGAGGCGGATTTCGACGTCCAGAAAGGGACGAAGGCCCTGATCGTCCCCACGGCCGGACGATCCCGGGTGTACCTGGGCCTTGACCTCTCCCGCAGGGAATTCGGGGGGAGCTACGGCACGCGGCTGTTTTTGGAGGAATCCAGTTTGGTATCGGACATCCAGGGGCCCGCCCTCGCGCACACGCCTTTTCAGGACGTGATTTTAATCGACATCCCCATGGGGGTCGGCGGAACGGTGGTGGAGGAATCCGCCGGGACCCTGGCCACGTTTTTTTATCGCATGGAGGGGGCTCCGGTTTTCCAAAATGTTCCGGTTGTTTTGCGGCCCGTGCCGGGGGATCCATTCCATTACACCATGGACGCGGCCTTGCCCGCCGGGCTGCCGGCCCCCGGCGTGTTGGAATACTATTTTGTGGCCGTGGATCAATACGAGAACGACACGCGGTTGCCCGCCGACCACCGGGAATATTTCCGGGCGAACCTGGTGCCGCAAAACCAGACCGTGGTCCGCCCCATCACGAACGCCGGGGGCCGCGTGGAGTTGGCCGTCGGCGACCCCCGGCTGCCCGGGGTGACGTTGGATTTGCCCGGGGGGATCGGGGTGCGATCGGTGACGGTGTCCCTGGAGCCGACGGCGACTCAGCCGACGTTGCGGGGGATTTCACCCGTGCGGGCCTTTGAGCTGGGCCCCGACAACATCAACTTCAACCGCCCGGGATCGATTTCCCTGCCCTACCCGGACGCCGACCAGGACGGCGTGGTGGACGGCACCACCGTGAACGAGAACGATTTGCGGATCTTCTGGCACGACGGCGTCGATTGGCGGTCCGTGGGCGGCCGGGTGGACACCGCCGCCAACCGCGTGACGGCGCGCATCAGCCATTTCAGCCTCTACGCCCTCTTCCCGTTCAACTTGGGCGTCACCGCCGAATCCGTGCGGCCCAAGGAGCGCATCCTCACCCCCAACGGCGACGGTGTGTGGGACGACGCCGTCTTTGACGGCATCAGCGACGCCGACGGTGACTACACGATTGAAATCTTCAACGTGCGGGGTGAGCGCGTGCGGCGGATCGTGAATATGAACAAATGGAACGGCCGGGACGATGACGGGCAGATCGTGGAAAACGGCACATACGTCTACCGCTTAACCGGCCAAGGCATGACGGTGACCGGCATGATCGCGGTGGCGCGGTGA
- the xth gene encoding exodeoxyribonuclease III has product MKIATFNANSIRSRLPVVLKWLAAEKPDVLAVQETKVMDDVFPRADFENAGWLPVFRGQKAYNGVAFLSQNPLTEVDPSWDPSGSGEARALTARLGDWLLINTYVPQGYEPDSPKFQNKLKFFEGLKKLFARHVAADRPALWMGDMNVAPTDIDLHDPVRNKEHVCFHPLAKAAYARAKGDLWVDLFREKEPGPGHYTYWDYMFPTAFANNRGWRIDHILGTPAAVDRLKKVWIDKAPRGWEKPSDHTFVVAEFKST; this is encoded by the coding sequence CTGAAAATCGCGACTTTCAACGCCAACTCCATACGATCCCGCCTGCCCGTGGTGTTGAAATGGTTGGCGGCCGAAAAACCCGACGTTCTGGCCGTTCAGGAAACCAAAGTCATGGACGACGTCTTCCCCCGGGCGGATTTCGAAAACGCCGGTTGGTTGCCGGTGTTCCGGGGCCAAAAAGCCTACAACGGCGTGGCGTTCCTTTCCCAAAATCCTTTGACGGAGGTGGACCCCAGTTGGGATCCCTCGGGGTCGGGGGAGGCCCGGGCGTTGACGGCGCGCCTCGGGGATTGGTTGCTCATCAACACCTACGTGCCCCAGGGATATGAGCCCGATTCGCCCAAGTTCCAGAACAAGCTCAAGTTTTTCGAGGGGCTCAAAAAGCTTTTCGCGCGCCACGTGGCGGCGGATCGGCCGGCCCTGTGGATGGGCGACATGAACGTGGCGCCCACCGACATCGATCTGCACGATCCCGTGCGGAACAAAGAGCATGTGTGTTTCCACCCCTTGGCCAAGGCCGCCTACGCCCGGGCGAAGGGCGACCTGTGGGTGGACCTCTTCCGGGAAAAAGAGCCGGGTCCCGGCCATTACACCTATTGGGATTACATGTTTCCCACCGCCTTCGCGAACAACCGGGGTTGGCGCATCGACCACATCCTCGGCACCCCCGCCGCCGTCGACCGCCTGAAAAAAGTATGGATCGACAAAGCCCCCCGCGGCTGGGAAAAACCCTCCGACCACACCTTCGTCGTCGCCGAATTTAAATCCACGTGA
- a CDS encoding SET domain-containing protein-lysine N-methyltransferase, with translation MKRPARTNNEWAHAAPSAIHGRGLWARRDIPAGTDVVEYDGPRVEAGTGRRMAREGNAYVFRLNRRECVDGSVPWNLARFANHACDPNCASEIRAGRIWLKTLRPLAKNEEITYDYGYSFRDDPVPCRCGSPRCVGRIVAARHRSL, from the coding sequence GTGAAACGGCCCGCCCGCACCAACAACGAATGGGCGCACGCCGCCCCCTCGGCCATCCACGGCCGGGGCCTGTGGGCCCGGCGGGACATTCCCGCGGGCACGGACGTCGTCGAATACGACGGGCCCCGGGTGGAGGCCGGGACCGGCCGGCGTATGGCGAGGGAAGGCAACGCCTACGTCTTCCGTCTCAACCGCCGGGAATGCGTGGACGGTTCCGTGCCTTGGAACCTGGCCCGGTTCGCGAACCATGCCTGCGATCCCAATTGCGCGAGTGAAATCCGCGCCGGCCGCATTTGGCTCAAAACCCTCCGGCCCCTGGCCAAGAACGAAGAAATCACCTACGACTACGGTTATTCCTTTAGGGACGATCCGGTGCCCTGCCGGTGCGGCTCGCCCCGCTGCGTGGGACGCATCGTGGCCGCACGGCACCGGTCGCTTTAA
- a CDS encoding YaeQ family protein — MAIRCDIHLNGGHRKLILAAKPEEPPAHLALKLAAFVLCWGENPIVDPSAKHPALLNQEFRPDLMALDDGGGVALWVECGPTSLNKLEKLPRRFPHARFLVLKESRREGDRLRRDLTERRSRGSVTVWSWREEDFALWAGALEEKTEIYGEADGRSLNLVINQTPLAADLTEH, encoded by the coding sequence ATGGCCATCCGTTGTGATATCCATTTGAACGGCGGGCACCGCAAGTTGATCCTGGCCGCCAAGCCGGAGGAGCCGCCCGCCCATCTCGCCTTGAAACTGGCCGCCTTCGTCCTCTGCTGGGGGGAAAACCCCATCGTGGACCCCTCCGCCAAGCACCCGGCTCTGCTCAACCAGGAGTTTCGGCCCGACTTGATGGCCCTGGACGACGGGGGCGGCGTGGCGCTCTGGGTCGAGTGCGGTCCCACCTCCCTGAATAAATTGGAAAAACTGCCCCGCCGGTTCCCGCACGCGCGGTTCCTGGTCCTCAAAGAAAGCCGCCGGGAAGGCGACCGGTTGCGCCGCGATTTAACGGAGCGGCGGAGCCGGGGATCGGTCACCGTCTGGTCCTGGCGGGAGGAGGATTTCGCCCTGTGGGCCGGGGCGCTGGAGGAAAAAACGGAGATCTACGGCGAGGCCGACGGGCGGTCCCTCAATCTGGTCATCAACCAAACCCCCCTGGCGGCGGATCTCACCGAACATTGA
- a CDS encoding CIA30 family protein has product MKRLHQGMACLWALSLALSGMPLQAKTNSKAKSVSKPAAAAAMVPASGGGLLLDNFAKMDWTSARDNSSEIRLSQVAGKGGSALRVAYDLKNGSWVSFTKGFVIDDFRNKALSIWVKGKGANNNLEIKLVDEDDTNYGVKRPILSESGDWVHLTLSEADFSYWWGGDPALGRVKDIYFAISKGDGGAGELLVSDLRLTAAPKEGNIRKDGMIFDGGTKEGWMVAKGEASSINLESTTGPKGTKALAFKYSIPAGQWVSARRSLNADLSGNPSIFIRVKGEGEPNNVEIKLIDRDDSTFGKDFPGLGASGQWQDITIPLSDFSYRWGGDNRLDSSLIRYLDIAVSGSGGGGKIIVGEIKIVR; this is encoded by the coding sequence ATGAAACGTCTTCACCAAGGAATGGCCTGCCTTTGGGCCCTGAGCCTGGCCCTTTCCGGCATGCCCCTCCAAGCCAAAACGAACAGCAAAGCCAAAAGCGTATCCAAACCGGCCGCGGCGGCGGCGATGGTCCCGGCCTCGGGCGGGGGGCTGTTGTTGGACAATTTCGCGAAAATGGACTGGACCTCGGCCCGGGACAACTCCTCCGAAATTCGGCTGAGCCAGGTGGCGGGCAAGGGCGGTTCGGCCTTGCGCGTCGCCTACGACCTGAAAAACGGAAGCTGGGTGTCGTTCACCAAGGGTTTCGTCATCGACGATTTCCGCAACAAGGCCCTGTCGATTTGGGTGAAGGGCAAAGGCGCCAACAACAACCTCGAGATTAAGCTGGTGGACGAGGACGACACGAATTACGGCGTGAAACGGCCCATCCTCAGCGAGTCCGGCGACTGGGTCCATTTGACCCTCTCGGAAGCCGATTTCAGCTACTGGTGGGGCGGCGACCCGGCCCTGGGCCGCGTGAAGGACATTTATTTCGCCATTTCCAAAGGCGACGGCGGGGCGGGGGAATTGCTGGTCTCGGACCTGCGGCTGACCGCGGCCCCCAAAGAGGGGAACATCCGCAAGGACGGCATGATCTTTGACGGTGGAACCAAAGAAGGCTGGATGGTGGCGAAAGGCGAAGCCTCGTCCATCAATTTGGAATCCACCACGGGCCCCAAAGGCACCAAGGCCTTGGCCTTTAAGTACTCCATCCCGGCCGGTCAATGGGTGTCGGCGCGTCGGTCGTTGAACGCCGACTTGAGCGGCAACCCGTCCATCTTCATCCGCGTGAAGGGCGAGGGGGAACCGAACAACGTCGAAATCAAACTGATCGATCGCGACGATTCCACTTTCGGTAAGGACTTCCCCGGCCTGGGCGCTTCCGGCCAATGGCAGGACATCACCATCCCCTTGTCGGACTTTTCCTACAGGTGGGGCGGCGACAACCGTTTGGACTCCTCCCTCATCCGTTACCTGGACATTGCCGTGAGCGGGTCCGGCGGGGGCGGCAAGATCATCGTGGGCGAGATCAAGATCGTCCGCTAA
- a CDS encoding carbohydrate ABC transporter permease, with amino-acid sequence MNSRLKRWVADGLSISGVHVLLLATAAATLLPFFWMISTSFKSGEGIFSYPPSWIPDAPTLRWYAQLIREVNFLTHFRNSLLVSVTMTVLSLFINSMAGYAFAKHRFRHRDKIFNFLLATMMVPGQLTMIPVFLLLKKLGLLNSYAGLIIPVSANVFGIFLIRQFMMSIPNDLIESARIDGCSEFRIYWSVVLPLCRPVLATLGIFTFMGSWNDFLWPLIVMVREDRYTLPVALANLNGQHPTDFGLLMAAAVIVVLPVIAVFLAAQKYVIQGIATTGLKE; translated from the coding sequence TTGTTGGCCACGGCGGCGGCCACCCTGTTACCGTTCTTTTGGATGATCTCGACCTCTTTCAAGTCCGGCGAAGGGATTTTTTCCTACCCACCGTCCTGGATCCCGGACGCGCCGACCCTGCGCTGGTACGCCCAATTGATCCGCGAAGTGAATTTCCTCACCCATTTTCGCAACAGCCTGTTGGTGTCCGTGACCATGACGGTGTTGTCCCTCTTCATCAACTCCATGGCGGGCTACGCCTTCGCGAAGCACCGTTTCCGCCACCGGGACAAGATCTTCAATTTTCTCCTGGCGACCATGATGGTGCCCGGGCAACTCACCATGATCCCCGTGTTCCTGCTGTTGAAAAAGCTGGGTTTGTTGAACAGTTACGCGGGATTGATCATCCCGGTCAGCGCCAACGTTTTCGGCATTTTCCTCATCCGCCAGTTCATGATGTCCATTCCCAACGATCTCATCGAATCCGCGCGCATCGACGGGTGTTCGGAGTTCCGGATTTATTGGAGCGTGGTCCTGCCCCTCTGCCGGCCGGTTTTGGCGACGCTGGGCATCTTCACCTTCATGGGGTCCTGGAACGACTTTTTGTGGCCGTTGATCGTGATGGTCCGGGAGGACCGCTACACGCTTCCCGTCGCCCTGGCCAACCTGAACGGCCAGCACCCGACGGATTTCGGCCTTCTGATGGCGGCGGCGGTGATCGTCGTGCTGCCGGTGATCGCGGTGTTCTTGGCCGCGCAAAAATATGTTATTCAAGGGATCGCGACCACGGGCCTCAAAGAGTGA
- a CDS encoding class I SAM-dependent methyltransferase — MFESTYLYAVLKQRFGEQRLRRQPEMDSIMMDREQDLQYSRDGQDGALAVLYEFILHVLLRRAPATGEALDVATGSGQLLSKLAASLPGLRFLATDLSPHMLSLAEANARRAGAANVETKAHSMFDLDSLGRGPFDLITWCFAAHHSPTGDDAVRALNGMARLLKPGGTLFVFDIQRPKTGDLAVAFADRYNRTQGVWYYQDSLDSYKAAFTFGEFRRVLERSALKNWLHVDPRLGNFFQMALITSTRRNDAPARPALPRLWQRRDHALMRLGFAGRW, encoded by the coding sequence ATGTTCGAGAGCACGTACCTTTACGCGGTTTTAAAGCAACGTTTCGGCGAACAGCGCCTCCGCCGCCAACCCGAAATGGATTCCATCATGATGGACCGCGAACAGGACCTCCAGTACTCCCGCGACGGGCAGGACGGCGCACTCGCGGTCCTTTACGAGTTTATCCTCCATGTCCTTCTTCGCCGGGCGCCGGCGACGGGCGAGGCCCTGGACGTGGCCACGGGGTCCGGCCAACTGTTGTCCAAACTGGCCGCCTCCCTGCCCGGCCTGCGTTTTTTGGCCACGGACCTATCGCCCCACATGTTGTCCCTCGCCGAAGCCAACGCCCGCCGCGCCGGGGCGGCCAACGTGGAAACCAAAGCCCACAGCATGTTCGACCTGGACTCCCTGGGCCGGGGCCCCTTTGACCTCATCACCTGGTGTTTCGCGGCGCACCATTCGCCCACCGGTGACGACGCGGTGCGGGCCTTGAACGGCATGGCCCGGCTCCTCAAGCCCGGCGGGACCCTGTTCGTTTTTGACATTCAACGCCCCAAAACCGGCGACTTGGCGGTCGCTTTCGCGGATCGCTACAACCGAACCCAGGGCGTTTGGTATTACCAGGACAGCCTCGATTCCTACAAGGCGGCGTTTACCTTCGGGGAATTCCGCCGCGTTCTGGAGAGGTCGGCCCTGAAAAACTGGCTTCACGTGGACCCCCGACTGGGAAACTTTTTTCAAATGGCGCTCATCACGTCCACGCGACGGAACGACGCGCCGGCGCGGCCGGCCTTGCCCCGTCTGTGGCAGCGCCGCGACCACGCCCTCATGCGCCTGGGGTTCGCGGGGCGATGGTGA